Below is a genomic region from Thermoanaerobaculia bacterium.
CGGCAGGATCGCGCGGCTCGACGAAACCGGAGGAGCTCCCGGCCTCATTTCTCCAGGATCTCGCTCATGACGCGGTCGCTTTGCTCCTCGCGAAAACGGCGGAGCTTCTCGCGGAGCTCGGGGCGCGTGCCGCCCAGGATTGCGACGGCGAGAAGCCCCGCATTCGTCGCGCCGGCCTTGCCGATCGCGAGCGTGGCGACGGGGACTCCCGCGGGCATCTGGACGATCGAGAGGAGAGAGTCGATGCCCTTGAGCGTCCGGCTCTCGATCGGGACGCCGAGGACCGGAAGAATCGTGTGCGCCGCGATCATTCCCGGCAGGTGCGCGGCGCCGCCGGCTCCCGCGATCACGACCTCGAGTCCGCGCAACACGGCCTTCTCCGCGTATTCGGCCATCCACGTCGGCGTGCGGTGGGCCGAGACGACTCGGGATTCGTGCGGGACGCCGAACCGGTCGAGCACGTCCGATGCCTCGCGCATCGTCTCCCAGTCGGACTTGCTCCCCATGACGATCCCGACGAGCGGCGCCTTCGGGTCGTGATTCATGCCCCATGATAATGGGTTTTTGCGGTACGGCGGCGGCGCCGCCGGCGCGCCGTCGCCGCGCCGGCTGGTGAAAAGTCATCAGGCGGGGGCGCGCCTTTCGTCGATAATCCGGGCGACACGAAGGAGGACCTCGCATGGAATTCGGACGCTACGGGAGCGCGCCCGCCGGATCGCGCATCGGCTTCGAAAACGGGAAGATCCGGGTCCCCGACGACCCGGTGATCCCCTTCATCCGCGGCGACGGCACGGGTCCCGACATCTGGAAAGCGACGCAGGCCGTCCTCGACGCGTCGGTCGCCAGGGCCTTCGGGGGAAAGAAGCGGATCGTCTGGTTCGAGGTCTTCGCCGGCGACACGGCGAACCAGCGCTTTCAGGAATGGCTGCCGCAGGAGACGATCGACGCGATCACCCACTACCGCGTCGCGATCAAGGGGCCGCTCACGACGCCGATCGGCGGCGGGATCCGTTCGTTGAACGTCACGCTCCGGCAGAAGCTCGACCTCTACACGTGCGTCCGTCCCGTCCGCTGGTTCGAGAACGTCCCCTCGCCCGTCAAACGGCCGCAGGACGTGGACATGATCATCTTCCGCGAGAACATCGAGGACGTGTACGCGGGCATCGAGTGGCGCGCCGGGTCGCCCGAGGCCGACCGGTTGATCGGCGTGATCGGC
It encodes:
- the purE gene encoding 5-(carboxyamino)imidazole ribonucleotide mutase → MNHDPKAPLVGIVMGSKSDWETMREASDVLDRFGVPHESRVVSAHRTPTWMAEYAEKAVLRGLEVVIAGAGGAAHLPGMIAAHTILPVLGVPIESRTLKGIDSLLSIVQMPAGVPVATLAIGKAGATNAGLLAVAILGGTRPELREKLRRFREEQSDRVMSEILEK